CAAGGATTTCACGTATTGTGCTCGGGTTTGGCTGGCGTGCCGATATCTTGTTTGGTATGCCGGGTTGCCCCCAAGAATGCGTATGGAGGGAGGGCCGAGGTTTCGCAGGCTTCCTTCCTTCCTCACAAAGGAAAGCCTTGTGTTTGGTCGGTCCCGGACTGGTGATGTGGGGCGCTAATGCAGGAGTGCTTCTCGTAAGTCCACCCGGGGACCATGCGAAGACACAGCTTTTGTTCTCGACTTCGAGTTCTCCCGAAACAGTTAGGACGAAGATGATGCCTCTATAATTAGACAAGAAGTCCGGAACCCTAAATTAGACAGTGGCTCAATCATCAGCTAGCTGCAAATTCTCAAGGATAAGATCTGGAGTTTGTCGCTTGTCCCTTTTATCTGTCCATCTCAAGATCAGGTAACATTGAAGTGCAAAATCTATTCTGTCCCTTTGATAACAAAATTCGTGCATTCTCTTCTCGGGCGCTCCACATTGCTGTCTGTAAGTAGAGAATACAAGGCATTAGCATTACAAATGCAACAAAAGAATGCACAAACAGTAGAGCGTCATCATTAAAGTGTTCTTCAGCATTGCGGTTCTCTTCAGACCGCCGCTGCAAGGATTGCTACTCCCGCTGAAGCAGCCCTTCTTTTGTTTGATCCCGACGCCTTGATCTTCGAGAACAAACGTGGAATTCACATGGTCGCTGCTGAACAAGACGCACCAGAAGAAGGGGCCTTTGTGAGCCCCGACTAAGCCGACTCCGACCTCTGTGTGCGACTTGTTTCTCAGGAGAGAGAGGCTCATCTTGTCTTTCACTAGAACCTGTGAGAAGGCCAGCGACGGCTCGAGGTACTTGGAATGGCAACCCACGATTTGACCGGTTAGGGTACCGAAAGTCGGTAGCTCGACGCCACAATTCGGAGCAAATATCTCGGTGAAGTCGTCTTCTGGTACTTTGCAGTGCGGAATGTTGTTAGTGCAGTTTCCCTTGCATAGCTCGATGTATTGCAAGGCCATGCACCCTATACCCGGGCTGTCATTCAGTGCTGGAAGCTTGAGGGCCGTCCTGTTCTTGTTGATCATGTCCACAAGATCATTCGCTGGGTTTCCTGCTGGATCTCCACCGTTAGAAAACTGTGAAAGACATATGCCTACGCCCTAACGGCACAAGCTTGATAATATAAAGTTCTTTGTCTATCTTCCAGTGTAGTCGTTCATTTTGCTAGAGCAACATATGGACTTTTGGTATCACCTGCACAATCACCCAACTTCAAACCTTATGtagcttttgttttttgtttggcGAAATCCTGAACAAAATCAATACGTTGAAtagctctttcccttcgtcttaTACTACTTCAAAGTACACGACATCGTCTGAGTCAATCAATAGTTGTATATTGTCCATACTAAACCACTCACAGATTTTCAGTAATAATGCATGTATGTGCTTTCAT
This sequence is a window from Rhodamnia argentea isolate NSW1041297 chromosome 3, ASM2092103v1, whole genome shotgun sequence. Protein-coding genes within it:
- the LOC125314411 gene encoding uncharacterized protein LOC125314411, which encodes MAMKPSRGAGAWAVLCHSLLAAALVCSKNHGNPANDLVDMINKNRTALKLPALNDSPGIGCMALQYIELCKGNCTNNIPHCKVPEDDFTEIFAPNCGVELPTFGTLTGQIVGCHSKYLEPSLAFSQVLVKDKMSLSLLRNKSHTEVGVGLVGAHKGPFFWCVLFSSDHVNSTFVLEDQGVGIKQKKGCFSGSSNPCSGGLKRTAMLKNTLMMTLYCLCILLLHL